Proteins encoded together in one Macadamia integrifolia cultivar HAES 741 chromosome 8, SCU_Mint_v3, whole genome shotgun sequence window:
- the LOC122085862 gene encoding histone H2B.3-like, with protein MAPKAEKKPAEKKPASTTAEEKKAEKAPVGEKKPKAEKKLPKEAASSDKKKKRSKKNVETYKIYIFKVLKQVHPDIGISSKAMGIMNSFINDIFEKLAQESSRLARYNKKPTITSREIQTAVRLVLPGELAKHAVSEGTKAVTKFTSS; from the coding sequence ATGGCGCCAAAGGCAGAGAAGAAGCCGGCGGAGAAGAAGCCTGCCTCTACTACCGCAGAGGAGAAGAAAGCTGAGAAGGCTCCGGTTGGCGAGAAGAAGCCGAAGGCCGAGAAAAAGCTCCCCAAGGAGGCCGCTTCATctgacaagaagaagaagagatcgaAGAAGAACGTTGAGACCTACAAGATCTACATCTTCAAGGTCTTGAAACAGGTTCATCCAGATATTGGTATCTCCAGTAAAGCCATGGGAATAATGAACAGCTTCATTAACGATATCTTTGAGAAGCTCGCTCAAGAGTCCTCAAGGCTTGCAAGGTACAACAAGAAGCCGACTATCACCTCCAGAGAAATTCAGACTGCAGTTCGATTGGTGTTGCCAGGAGAACTTGCTAAGCATGCCGTTTCTGAAGGGACTAAGGCGGTTACTAAGTTCACAAGTTCTTAG